TCAATCTTTTTCTCTCCACTTGCTTCTTTTGAATGGGCTATGACAGTGTTCCCAATATTCATAGAGCCTTCGTATTCCTCACTCGTATTCTTATTCTCTTCCTCACTTTCTTCATCCACTCATTCACTCTCACttgccttttcttgatcctcACCTTCACTCTCAAAATTATCCTCTTCTTcactattcttttctttttctgtagaGTTATCCACTTGTTCACCTATCCTATCTTCCGTCTCACTCTCCTTATTTTCACCAGAATCTCCCTCATTCTCACTCTTTTCCTCTTCATTAGCAATGTCTTGAGTAGTATGTTCCTCATGACTAACCACAACTCTTTCTTATTTTTCACCCACATTATCATCCTCATCCTCCATCCAACTGAATGAAAGACCATCAGATGTCTCCTTTTGCATTGGTTCTTTACTCCCTTCCCCCTCAACCACAGGCACCACAGTAGTGGTATTTACCTCTTTCTCCAGATTTCCTGCACTCTTTTCTACAGTGAGTTCCTCCACTTGTGGTTTATCACTTGTGGGTGGGAGAGTATCTAAGAGTTCAACATCTATAGCAGATACTAGAACATCTAATTTTGAAGGAGGGAGTTGTACTTGACTTGTAGTTACTGGCACTGATTCCCCCTCAACCATAGCTTCCTTAACCATTGTGTCTACTTTAGCAGCATCATCAGGCACTACCTTGACACTCTTGACAGATTTTCTTGTAGTAGCCTTGATCTTGGTTTACTTAGAGGTATTTTTTGAAGTAGGCACATATGcatgtttggttggttttggaAGTGAAGGTCCAGTGGAGGAGGGGATGGCGAGAGCAGCAGGAACAAGGGATGATGGTATAGGTACAATGGAGGATATCGATGGAGAAGGAGCATGTGTTGGTGTTGGTTCACTTGTTGGTTTGACACTTTTTTTATTTGGGCTTCATGTTCTTGGAATTGGCTTTAGTCTTGTATGATGATTTGGCTTTATAAGGGGTTTGGCTGGATTTAGGCATGATGATCGGAGAAGAAAGAATTATTTCTTGGTTCttgcttagggtttgagagaaatAGTAATGTCTGAGAAATTGATCATAAGGGGCTTTTAAAGATGTTACTCCTAATTTGACTAGAAGAGTGAGGTGACCGAATTTGAGTTATAATGGGACTCTTATAAAGGTTACTTTGACTATTAGGATTTCAAGAGTAATTAAACTCTAATTGCTCTAGGATTCCCTCTTACTCTTTGACTAGATGACAACTAGAAGTGATGCTAATAGGATTAGAAGTCTGAGCAAAGCAATAATTTAGGATATTATGTCCCAGTGAATTAAGACAAGATGGCATGTACCTGAGTCAAAGAACCAACTCCTTAGTAACTCCTTACTTATTTCTGCAATAAAGCTTCAGCACTGTTAGTATCATACAATATAGTTATCAGCCACATTTTTCTAAGCAGGTGTGTGTGCTTAATACAAGCACGAGGCTAAATCAAAAATATTGTACTTGACTATctatatataattatatttttcCAGCCAATCATTTGGGTTCAACTAGTTGAAAGTATTGATTGGACCTAAATCTAGTTTGTTCCTTGCAAAGTGATCCCTAATCAGAGCTTTAGTAAAAAtttctgcaatttgatcttcaaTTTTACAAAAGTTAATTAAGATATTCCCTTTTTCAACATTGTCTCTGAGAAACTGGTGTCTAATGTCAATGTGCTTGGTTCTCTTGTATTGATATGGATTTTTATCAATGTTTATAGCACTAGTGTTGTCACAGAAAATAGGAACACAATCAACAAAAATATCATAGTCCCTTAGTTGTTGTCTtatccatagcaattgagcacatCAAGATATTGCTGCCATATATTCAGCCTCAGGTGTGAATAAAGCCACTGAGTTATGCTTCTTTGTTCCCCAAGACACTAGACAAGAACCTAGAAAATGTGTTGTTCCTGAAGTGCTTTTCCTGCCAACATGAAAACCTGCATATTCAGCATCAGCACCAACTAGATCAAAGCTATACCATCTGGGATAACATAGGCATATGTCAGAAGTCCCTTtgagatatcttagtatcctcttgacatcCTTCAAGTGAGACTCTTTGGGATTTGCCTGAAATCTTGCACACAGTCCCACACTGAATATAATATCAGGCCTTCTTGTTGTGAGATAAAATAGTGACTCAATCATTCCTCTATATAGCTTTTGTTCAACACTTTTCCCTTTTTCGTCAAGGTATAGCTTTGTTGCAATGACAATGGGAGCATCAATAGACTTAGAGGAGTCCATGTTGAATTTCTTCAGCAGTTCCTTGATGTATCTCTACTGATGTATCATGGTTCCAGTAGGTGTTTACTTGATTCTCAACCCTAGGAAGAAGTTCAGttcacccatcatgctcatttcaaactcattaCCCATCATCTCAGCAAATTTCTTGCACATTGCTTCATTAGTATCCCAAAGAtaatgtcatccacatatacttGCATAATCGGAACATTCTTGCCTTTGCTCCTTAAAAACAGAGTGTTTTCTACTTTTTCTATTACAAAGTTGTTGGTTAAGAGGAATTTTGAGTGTCTTTCATACCAAGATTTTGGAGCTTGTTTTAGTCCATACAAGGCTTTGT
This sequence is a window from Nicotiana sylvestris chromosome 3, ASM39365v2, whole genome shotgun sequence. Protein-coding genes within it:
- the LOC138887199 gene encoding secreted RxLR effector protein 161-like, with protein sequence MDSSKSIDAPIVIATKLYLDEKGKSVEQKLYRGMIESLFYLTTRRPDIIFSVGLCARFQANPKESHLKDVKRILRYLKGTSDICLCYPRWYSFDLVGADAEYAGFHVGRKSTSGTTHFLGSCLVSWGTKKHNSVALFTPEAEYMAAIS